The genomic segment TGGTTTGTAGCTCCATTTGCAACTTCTTGTATTGCATTTGAAACTTCTGATACTGATGCAGTTGTTTCCTCAGACATGCTGGATATATTTCCTGATGCTTCTAATAAATCAGATGATGTATTTTGAATTCCTTTCAATAACTTCGAGACATTCTCTACCATAAAATTAAAGTTATCTCCAAGTTCAGCGAATTCATCTTTAGCCGTTACAATTATTCTTTTACTGAAGTCTCCTTCAGCTACTGTACTAAACGCTTCTTTTAATTTATGTATTTCTTTCACAATATAAGATGCTGAAATCATTGATATAATTATTCCTATAATTACACATAATAAATTAGCAGTAATAACCGTTACCTTCATTGTTAAAACATTATTTGTTACTTCTTTGCCATCAATTATACCTACCATTTTCCATCCTGTTAAAGCATCTGTTTCTTGACAGGCATAAAATTCTTTTCCATTACTTTCGCAATTATATACTCCTCTTTCTTCATTTTTAGCTGATTCCCAAAATGATAATTTACTAATATTATCATCTATCTCTTTATTATTATTGTTATTTGCTACTACATCTCCATCGTTATCAACTAGTACTATGAATCCCGTATTCAGTAGTTTTATGTTACTAATATATTCTTGCATGGAATCTAAAGACATATCTACTACTATTACCCCAGTGATTTGTCCATTATTATCTTTAACAGCCTGAGCAACTGTCATTACTTGCTTTCCTGTTACGCTATCTTTATATGGTTTTATGTATACAACCTTTCCATCAGCTTCCTTAGCCTTCTTATACCATTCCCGTTCTTTATAATTGAAATCATTAATATTCATCGTTCCACTATCTAACACAAGCTCTCCATATTCAGTTGCATATCCTGCATTAATAATTCCATTTATTGAATCCTTAGTATCTTTAAACATATCTTGTACATATTTAGATATTAGTGCATGATCTACTTGCGGATTTGATAAATCTTTGATATCGGCATTTTTCGATATCACTCTCAATTGAGTATTTAAAATTTCTAGATATTGCGAAAAACCTTTATCAACTTCTTTAATAGTTTGCACACTTGTAGTCTTCAAATTATTCTCCAAAACAACATTAGACTTAAAAATTGCTACTAATCCAACAGTTACAGTTGGGAGTAGAAGCATAATGATAATTCCAATCACTATCTTTCTAAACAGCTTACTATTCCTATTCATTTCATTAACACTCCTATAAACTTTATCTTTTTCTAGAATAAACTCCATTCATATACACATTACTACAAATAATAAGTATAAACGCAACTTATTTGTAATAATATAGCTTAACAGGGTAAATATAATATTTTCATGATAACATTGTATTTTACTATATTCAAGTAGTCGAAAATAAGCTAATTGAATATATTTAATCTTAATATTCACTTTTACTACCAAAGATAAATGTTAAGCTAATCCTATATCTAATCCAACCTAATTACGTTATTATCATAAATAATTACTTTTGATTACAAAGATTTTTAATTTTTATCAATAAAATAGAGTCATCTTATACCAGAAATCCGATCTAAGATAACTCTATTTTTGCTATATGATATTAATTTTTATTTCCACGAAATATTTGCATCTCTTCTTGGAACAGTTCTAACATATTTCACATTAGGATATCCAACAACCATACATGTTACAATTTCTTCTTTACCTTTTAAACCAAGTAATTCTCTTATTTCATGATTTCCTTGTGCTGCCATTGTAAAGAATCCACTAAAAAATGTTCCAAGGCCTAAAGCATTAGTCATAAGTTCCATATTTGATGACGCTAAAGAAGCATTCACAGTCGAGTCTGAAACTGCAAGAATCAACGCAGGTGCATTAAAAAATAATTTATCATTTTTCTTAGAATCCTCTTTATAATCATTATACATTTTAATCCACATTTGTGCATATCTCTTGAAAGGCAAAGTTTGTGGATTTAGATTTTTAAGTATTTCTTCCCCTCTAGTTTCTAAGTTTTTTAAAGCCATTTCCTTCAATAATTCAATATTATCTTCTACAACTACATATGAAACATTTTGACTATTAGTTCCAGTTTGAGTGAATCTACCAGCCTCTATAATTTTTAATATCTTTTCTTTTTCTACTTCTTTATCTTTAAATTGTCTTGTAGTTCTTCTAAATTTAATAAAATTAAGAAGTTTCTCCGATTCTATGTTAAACTCAGACTCATTATAATCTTTTACATCTTCCATATTATATTCATCTGTAGATACTGCTCCTTTAGGGCAAACTGCAATACAGTGCCCACACTTCATACATCTAACATTTTTAATCTCTGCCTTGTTCCCATTTATTTCAATATCATTAGGAAAGCAATCTTTAACACAAAGTCCACATCCCACACACTTTTCTTTATCTACAATCATCATAGCATAATTACTCCTTTTATATTAAATTTATCTATTATTATTTTTAAGTGCTAACAATATATTTATATAAATTTGCCTGCCTATTTCATCTTTGACATTTTACAATTTGCTAGTTCATTAACTAAATTTTCAATTGCCTTTTCTCTATCTTCTTTTTTATAGAAGTCAAATCCCATTTCATTTTTTATATTTTCTGCTTTTAAAAATATGTAATTTAGATATCCTGCAATCAAGTAGTTCTTAATCCAGAATTTATGCATGTCATCTCCATAAAGTTCTCTAAGACACTTATTATACGACTCCTCTGAACCTAGTAAATGTGCTGTCATCTGATTATTCTCTAGATCATCTAAAATCGCAATCTTAGAAATTTCAGAATTATCTGCAATAAAGTTTGCAACTTCTTTTAATATGAAAGTAAGTCTATTAATTGATGATTCATTACTCTTTGATTTCATTTTCTCACTTAAAGATCTCGTTGCACAACTCATAACCTTTTTTACTGCTAGACGAATTAAATTATCTTTACTCTGGAAATGATAATTTACCATTCCATTACCAAGTCCCGCTTTCTCAGTAATATCTTTTACAGTAATTTCACTAGGCTTTTTACCTTCACATATCATACGTATAGTAACATCTATCAACTTTTCTTTAGCATCGTTTTCTCCCATATTTTCACCTCCTGTTTCTATAATACTTTATGTGTTGAATAGCATACTGTATACCATACAGTATACTATTCAACATTTATTTGTCAAGCTAACGAATTTTGATAAATAAAAATCACTGCAAAAATGCAGTGATTTCTCTTTATTCATATTCATAAATTTTCAAGAGTTAATTTTAAAACCTCAGCTTTAAAATTAACTTATTTATTTTTATCACATAAATCTTCGTGATAGAGATACTACAAAGCTTGATGTAAAAAATACTCCTAAAAATGATTCTAAACCAACAACCATCTTCATCCAACTTAGTGGAATTATATCACCATATCCAACTGTCGTAAATGTTATTATTGTAAAATATAATGTATTACCAAATTTACTAATTAAAAAATTAACATCAAAATTTGAATTCTTAAGCATTTCAAATACCGTTATGAATAGATTTTTTGAACTCAACTGAACATCTTTACACATAAGCAGATTCGGAAAAAAACAGTATAGTAAAAAAAATGATACAATCACCACTACCATAGATAATAGTGTTCTCTCCCAACTTGTATAATACTTCGTGGTTATTCCAATTAAATAATACAGCAAATTAAAATTACCTTTATTTTTACTTTTTCTTTCCAGTCTCTCATACTTCTTAAAATAATACAGCGTTTCTAGATATTGATCTATCCTTCCGCTCGATTTATATATATCTGATACAATCAAAAAATTCCATTTTGTTTTTTTAAAGTCATTATCAAAAATCAAAGGCTTGTACTTTTTATTTTCCAACAACTCGTACTCTAGATAACACTTATCTGAGAAATTAGTCTTGTACAAACTAAACTTACCTTTAATATCATCAAAATTAATTTCTGATTTTTTATAAAAAGAACATTGTAAAAAACTTAATTCTCCATTTATATCTAACTCTAACTTACTTAACCCTTCGAACCTACAATCAACAAAACACAATTCTTTTTCACCTTTGATTTTATCTAAAATAAAATCATTTAGTATATTAACTTCTTGAAAAAGTAAATTTTCTTTAAATATAGATGCATTTCCATAGAACTTTCCAAACTCAGAATTTTCCACTACTATGCTTTCTTTAACTATAGTTTCACTTATTCTTAACTTATCACAATTTATGAACCTTACAAACATGTTATTTCTTATTAAGCAATTATTAATTTTTATTCTTTTATAATCTCCACCTAATAATTCTATATCCTCAACAAACTCACAATTATTAAATATCAATCGCGAGGAATTATTTATTTCATTATTAGAATAGCTATCAAATCTAAACTTCTTTAAAAATATAGTATTATAAAATTCTCCTAAAATATTATTACATTCAAATGTCACTAATAAACCACTTCTATTTTCTATATGACCTTCATGGTTATCAATGTATTCCAATAGCTCTTGCTCTTTAGAAATGATTTTATATTCCATTATAACACCATCTTTATCTATCAATATAAAGCCATCTTTTTCTTTAATATCATTTCCTAGCTCTAATCCACTAAGGTATTCTGTTAATACTTCTTTATCCATCATCTACCTCATCCTAAAGTATATATAACTTTTATTTTATTATATATTATTTACTAATAAGCTTCCATAATAATGCGAATTGATAAAAATTAATATATCACTTAATTTATATTTTTGAATATATTATAAAGATATAACGAATATATTCAGGAGTAAAAAATGCTATCAAAACAAGAGTTTATTAACCAATCTTTAGAATTAAACTTATTCTTTCTAAGAATTATGCGGGAACACTCGATATTTATTGAAGCAGCCCTACCACCAAAGAACAAAGATCTTATAAGTCAAGCTGATGCTTTTAAAAATGAATTTACAACTTTACTATCTCGTGCCATATTACTATCAGATGGAGTTATCCCTTTCGAAACATTAGATTCGAATGAAATAATAACAAAATATACTATGGATGCTGAAAAAGCTACTCAATTTGCTACTGGAATTTTTATAGACTCTAATATAACTTCTATGGAAAAGTCATTAATATCTGGTATGAGAAATAGTGATACATCTATGCTAACCGATAACGTATATATGCTTAACCACCAATCTATAGCCGCAACTAATATGATTATTAAATTTAAAACAAAACTTAGAAATGACGTCTTATCTTGCAAGGTATTTACAACTTTATATCCTGCAGTTCTAAACCATGTGCTTAGTGAAGCAATAATATTTACAGAGCTTCTAACACGATTGCAAAGTGGTGTCGGAATTGGTACTAAGAGAGATATACTGATACTTGAAAATTTTTGGGATGATAAGTTAGCAGAACATTCATTTACTATTAGAGGAATGCTAGATCCTACCGAAGTAGAATTATTCAATATAGCTAATAATTTTGGAAAAGAATTCGAGGCATTGAGAGATGAGGCTTCTGATATGGATAAATCAACAGAAGATTTGTCTGAACTTACCGAGACTACCTTAAGTGCAGCCACTAATCTCAGAAATTTCAAAGCCCAGAGTACTGAAGGCCTTTTAACTTGTAAAATAAAATCAATAATTCTACCACTCTTTGCTGATCATGTTCTTAGAGAATCAAATCACTATATAAACTTATTAAAATCCTTCAGCAACATTTAAATTTATTTAATTTGAAGTAATTTATAACTCAAAATGGCCAAGACAGTTAAATTAATTTCGTCTAAATATATCTCTCGATTGATTAGTAGAACATATATTTATCAATCAAATATAAAAATGGCATAAGTATTAAATATTTATGTTATTGTTCACACATTATAAACAAAGTTATCAACAGAATCTGTTGATAACTTTGTTTATAATGTGGATCTTTTTACTATTAATAAATCTTCTTTTCATCATAGTTTTTATTTTATAATGAAGTTAATCTTGAATTTTTTTCAGATGTGTTTATAATTAGTTGTTGTAGCAATTATTTGTAAGCCAATTATATTTACAACAACTTTATTTACTGGAGGTAATTATATGTTTGAATCTTATGACCAAGATATTGGAATGTTAACAAATAAAGTTTCTAAGAAATTAACATCTTATCTAAATAATAAATTAGAAAAATTTAATATTACGACTGAGCAATGGACAGTAATATTAAAACTCTCTAATCAGAATAAAATAAGTCAGAAACTTTTAGCTGAGGTTTCAGGCAAAGACCAATCCACTTTAGCTAGAATACTTGATATACTTGAAAGAAAGGCTTTCATTGAAAGACACCCAAGCAAAGAAGATAGACGTTCCTTTGAAATTCATATAACAGATAGTGGTTTAAATCTTGTTGAAGAGGTTTCTCCTTTTTTAGAAGATTTATTTAATAAATTACTTAAAGATATATCTCCTGAAAAACTGGATGTATATAATGCGGTTCTTTTAAAAATTGATAACAATATAAATGACTTATAATAAAAAAGGAGAATTTAATATGGAAATAAAAAAGAATTTAAAAACCTCAAAACTTTGGACCAAAAATTATATATTTATGCTACTTTCAAATTTATTTATATACTTAGCTTTTTATATGTTAACTCCAACGCTTCCTGCATATGCCAAGCTATGTGGTGGTAATAATTTAGAAGCAAGCCTAGTTGTAAGTACATTTTCAATAACTTCTTTACTTGTTAGATTATTCATAGGGAATATTATGGATAGGATTGAAATCAAACCTCTACTGCTTTTAGGCGCTCTAATACTTGCTGGAAGCACACTATCATATATCTGGCTTCCAATAGATGCAATAATATTGGTTCGCGTTATTCAAGGCATAGGTTGGGGGCTTGCATCTACTGGTGCTGCTGCAATTTTTTCTAATATTGTGCCAAAAGAGAAACGCGGTGAAGGCATGGGCTACTATTCTCTTTCAATGATAATATCTATGGCATTATCCCCTATGGTTGCAATAGTAATAATGAATTTATACAGTTTTAAAAACATAGTTCTTATTTCAATAACTTTAGTAGGTATTGGTATTATATTTCTCAGCCAAGTTAAATCAACTATAAAAATCGCTTCAACATCTAGTACGATTTCCAAATGCTCATTAAAAGATTCCTTTGAAAAAAAAGCAGCCTTACCTTCTTTATTATGCTTTTTTCTTGTAATCACATTATGTGGAATTATGAGTTATATAATGTTATACGGGCAGGAGCTAAAAATATCTTCTATTTGGATTTATTTTATTGGATTTGTTGCAATGATTTTAATAACACGACCTCTTGTTGGAAAAATATTTGATGAAAAAGGACATGCTATAGTAATATTACCAGGATCAATTTGCTTAATAATAGGTCTTATAACGCTCTCCTATGCAAACTCTATTTTAATGCTTATACTCTCATCCTTATTCTATGGACTTGGGTATGGTGCCGTTCAGCCTTCCCTTCAGGCTTGGGCTGTAAACCGCTCTCCTTCTAATAGGCAAGGAGCTGCTAACGGAACATTCTTATCTTCCATGGATTTATCCTATACACTTGGATCAATTCTTCTGAGTTCCATTGCTGAGCATAAAAGTTATGCAATTATGTATAGATTTTCTGCCATTTTTATAATTTTGCTTTTATTGATATACTCTTATTATGTTTTTGTAGATAATTCTGGTGAACCAGAAATTATAGAAGAGAAACTTTCTTAAATTTAAAGGTTGTTGCATTAGTGGAATTCCACTTTGCTAACATCCTTCAGTTCCTTTATTAATTCTAATTTTCTATTTATTAAATTCTGAATCATTTTATCTTATTTAAGGTCTGCATAAATTTATCCACAAAACCTTCCTTTTTAACTTAGATATATCCACATTAATCACAGATTTTTATAATAAAGTTTGCAGAAAACTAAACAGAAAAAAGACATGAGAAAAGGGATAAGATTTATCATATTTTATTTCAATACTCTCTCAAGCCTTGAAAGTCAATATTTTAATCTTATCCCTCTAATTCTTTTCTATTTAAATTTCAATATAAATTTCAATATTTTTGATTCTTTTTTCTTGTCCTTTTGCCTTAAAATCTTCAATCTTTTTTATCATGTCGTCAAAGATTATTGTTGGAGGACAACTATTTTAATTCATGAATAAATAATCCACTTCTTAATTTAGGCTCAAACCATGTTGATTTTGGTGGCATTACCTCTCCAATATCAGCAACATCCATAATATCATGAACCTCTGTTGGATACATAGAAAAAGCAATCTTCATATCTGAATTAACTCTCTTTTCAAGCTCTTTGATTCCTCTGATACCGCCTATAAAGTCAATTCTATCTGATGTTCTGACATCTTCAATTCCTAAGATTGGTGTTAGTACATTACTTTGAAGAATTGCAACATCAAGTTGTGCTATAGGATTATTTTCATCAAACGTCCCATCTTTTGCCTCTAATAAATACCATTCTCCTTCAACATCCATCCCAAATGTATGCTTCTTAGCAGGCTTTACAGGCACATTATTTTCAGATTTAGTTACAATAAAGCTTTTCTCTAACTTCGTAATCAATTCTTCTTTAGTCATTCCATTTAAATCTTTAACAACTCTGTTATAATCCATAACCATTAAATCATTATCAGGGAATGCAACCGCTAAGAAATAGTTAAACTCTTCCTCACCAGTATAATTTGGATTTTCGGCTCTTCTCTTAAGCCCAACTTTTACAGCGGAAGCCGATCTATGATGACCATC from the Clostridium beijerinckii genome contains:
- a CDS encoding TetR/AcrR family transcriptional regulator; translated protein: MGENDAKEKLIDVTIRMICEGKKPSEITVKDITEKAGLGNGMVNYHFQSKDNLIRLAVKKVMSCATRSLSEKMKSKSNESSINRLTFILKEVANFIADNSEISKIAILDDLENNQMTAHLLGSEESYNKCLRELYGDDMHKFWIKNYLIAGYLNYIFLKAENIKNEMGFDFYKKEDREKAIENLVNELANCKMSKMK
- a CDS encoding potassium channel family protein, whose protein sequence is MMDKEVLTEYLSGLELGNDIKEKDGFILIDKDGVIMEYKIISKEQELLEYIDNHEGHIENRSGLLVTFECNNILGEFYNTIFLKKFRFDSYSNNEINNSSRLIFNNCEFVEDIELLGGDYKRIKINNCLIRNNMFVRFINCDKLRISETIVKESIVVENSEFGKFYGNASIFKENLLFQEVNILNDFILDKIKGEKELCFVDCRFEGLSKLELDINGELSFLQCSFYKKSEINFDDIKGKFSLYKTNFSDKCYLEYELLENKKYKPLIFDNDFKKTKWNFLIVSDIYKSSGRIDQYLETLYYFKKYERLERKSKNKGNFNLLYYLIGITTKYYTSWERTLLSMVVVIVSFFLLYCFFPNLLMCKDVQLSSKNLFITVFEMLKNSNFDVNFLISKFGNTLYFTIITFTTVGYGDIIPLSWMKMVVGLESFLGVFFTSSFVVSLSRRFM
- a CDS encoding MarR family winged helix-turn-helix transcriptional regulator encodes the protein MFESYDQDIGMLTNKVSKKLTSYLNNKLEKFNITTEQWTVILKLSNQNKISQKLLAEVSGKDQSTLARILDILERKAFIERHPSKEDRRSFEIHITDSGLNLVEEVSPFLEDLFNKLLKDISPEKLDVYNAVLLKIDNNINDL
- a CDS encoding nitroreductase family protein, which encodes MMIVDKEKCVGCGLCVKDCFPNDIEINGNKAEIKNVRCMKCGHCIAVCPKGAVSTDEYNMEDVKDYNESEFNIESEKLLNFIKFRRTTRQFKDKEVEKEKILKIIEAGRFTQTGTNSQNVSYVVVEDNIELLKEMALKNLETRGEEILKNLNPQTLPFKRYAQMWIKMYNDYKEDSKKNDKLFFNAPALILAVSDSTVNASLASSNMELMTNALGLGTFFSGFFTMAAQGNHEIRELLGLKGKEEIVTCMVVGYPNVKYVRTVPRRDANISWK
- a CDS encoding methyl-accepting chemotaxis protein produces the protein MNRNSKLFRKIVIGIIIMLLLPTVTVGLVAIFKSNVVLENNLKTTSVQTIKEVDKGFSQYLEILNTQLRVISKNADIKDLSNPQVDHALISKYVQDMFKDTKDSINGIINAGYATEYGELVLDSGTMNINDFNYKEREWYKKAKEADGKVVYIKPYKDSVTGKQVMTVAQAVKDNNGQITGVIVVDMSLDSMQEYISNIKLLNTGFIVLVDNDGDVVANNNNNKEIDDNISKLSFWESAKNEERGVYNCESNGKEFYACQETDALTGWKMVGIIDGKEVTNNVLTMKVTVITANLLCVIIGIIISMISASYIVKEIHKLKEAFSTVAEGDFSKRIIVTAKDEFAELGDNFNFMVENVSKLLKGIQNTSSDLLEASGNISSMSEETTASVSEVSNAIQEVANGATNQAQSATEVATSTEELSNRIDEVDGETNHINELASEAEKLGTQGLSILNDLIFKAEKSKENAIKSGGMVREMGESINKINYISDVIAGITEQTNLLALNASIEAARAGDAGKGFAVVAEEIRKLAEESKKSTDEIKAIVSEINNKSESTKIAMKESREMSQKQGEAIKETEAIFNKIVDSIIPLTGAIENIKVLNEKMNLNKEAVKTQIENIAAVSEESASISEEVTASAQEVNATMAELTEYAGNLQQISYKLQEELKMFTVE
- a CDS encoding MFS transporter — encoded protein: MEIKKNLKTSKLWTKNYIFMLLSNLFIYLAFYMLTPTLPAYAKLCGGNNLEASLVVSTFSITSLLVRLFIGNIMDRIEIKPLLLLGALILAGSTLSYIWLPIDAIILVRVIQGIGWGLASTGAAAIFSNIVPKEKRGEGMGYYSLSMIISMALSPMVAIVIMNLYSFKNIVLISITLVGIGIIFLSQVKSTIKIASTSSTISKCSLKDSFEKKAALPSLLCFFLVITLCGIMSYIMLYGQELKISSIWIYFIGFVAMILITRPLVGKIFDEKGHAIVILPGSICLIIGLITLSYANSILMLILSSLFYGLGYGAVQPSLQAWAVNRSPSNRQGAANGTFLSSMDLSYTLGSILLSSIAEHKSYAIMYRFSAIFIILLLLIYSYYVFVDNSGEPEIIEEKLS
- a CDS encoding DUF2935 domain-containing protein is translated as MLSKQEFINQSLELNLFFLRIMREHSIFIEAALPPKNKDLISQADAFKNEFTTLLSRAILLSDGVIPFETLDSNEIITKYTMDAEKATQFATGIFIDSNITSMEKSLISGMRNSDTSMLTDNVYMLNHQSIAATNMIIKFKTKLRNDVLSCKVFTTLYPAVLNHVLSEAIIFTELLTRLQSGVGIGTKRDILILENFWDDKLAEHSFTIRGMLDPTEVELFNIANNFGKEFEALRDEASDMDKSTEDLSELTETTLSAATNLRNFKAQSTEGLLTCKIKSIILPLFADHVLRESNHYINLLKSFSNI